In Vicinamibacteria bacterium, a genomic segment contains:
- a CDS encoding prepilin-type N-terminal cleavage/methylation domain-containing protein — MKRVQTSDERGFTLIEVLVALAVTLIVMASVMLLLQKGQRSFRREPQVTDMTAAARTGVDRISQDLTIAGYETPPNTAIMWFNGTAGPPDRPDEITIVYSDPEVPWCRPKACVSAGSGKGGKGGGGGPCNTIAMSSVVNVDPYSFQFQPNDYEDVYQDGQILMALQGPNGDPACDNLAPGIYPFELTQDPKCTGAGGAASGPADCATLNLNHNPGAAVTTINQPGGFQNDVSVNCAVIGWFHVVQYRINPQPPTPNPMLERRDIVLGEPWTPVSNNIENLQVQYAQGQNPTFFDVPPVIPIGGDPNTWITQVRFTVSGRTESTNLEGGSQGVFAADDTHVRRSFTTTMSLRNQLGQAAEKNLFWN, encoded by the coding sequence ATGAAACGGGTTCAAACATCTGACGAGCGCGGATTCACGTTGATCGAAGTGCTGGTCGCGCTCGCGGTCACTCTGATCGTCATGGCCTCGGTCATGTTGCTCCTGCAGAAAGGGCAGAGGAGCTTCCGGCGGGAGCCCCAGGTCACCGACATGACCGCGGCGGCTCGAACGGGCGTCGACCGGATCAGCCAGGACCTGACGATCGCCGGTTACGAGACGCCGCCGAATACGGCGATCATGTGGTTCAACGGCACCGCGGGCCCGCCCGATCGTCCCGATGAGATCACGATCGTCTATTCGGATCCCGAGGTCCCCTGGTGCCGGCCGAAAGCCTGCGTCTCCGCCGGTAGCGGCAAAGGCGGCAAGGGCGGCGGCGGTGGTCCCTGTAACACGATCGCGATGTCGTCCGTCGTCAACGTCGATCCCTACAGCTTCCAGTTCCAGCCGAACGACTACGAGGACGTGTACCAGGACGGGCAAATCCTGATGGCCCTCCAGGGCCCGAACGGAGACCCGGCTTGCGACAACCTCGCGCCAGGCATCTATCCCTTCGAGCTCACCCAAGATCCCAAGTGCACCGGGGCGGGCGGCGCCGCTAGCGGTCCCGCAGACTGCGCGACGCTGAACTTGAATCACAACCCTGGCGCCGCGGTGACCACCATCAACCAACCCGGGGGATTTCAGAACGACGTCAGCGTGAACTGCGCCGTCATCGGCTGGTTCCACGTGGTTCAGTACCGGATCAACCCCCAGCCGCCGACTCCCAATCCGATGCTCGAGCGGCGGGACATCGTGCTCGGAGAGCCTTGGACCCCGGTCTCGAACAACATCGAAAACCTCCAGGTGCAGTACGCTCAGGGCCAGAACCCCACGTTCTTCGACGTGCCTCCGGTCATCCCCATCGGGGGCGACCCGAATACCTGGATCACGCAGGTCCGCTTCACCGTGAGCGGCCGGACCGAGAGCACGAACCTCGAGGGCGGATCGCAAGGCGTATTCGCCGCCGATGACACGCACGTGAGGCGGAGCTTCACGACGACGATGAGCCTGAGAAATCAGCTGGGCCAGGCCGCCGAGAAGAACCTGTTCTGGAACTGA
- a CDS encoding deoxyguanosinetriphosphate triphosphohydrolase yields MPDRRVFEELEASRLAPYAASSASSKGREHPEPEHAFRTAFQRDRDRIIHCTAFRRLEYKTQVFVNHEGDHYRTRLTHSLEAAQIARTMARYLRLNEDLTESVTLAHDLGHTPFGHAGEDAMNALMKGHGGFEHNLQSLRIVDRLERRYPGFDGLNLSFEVREGILKHSPRHLERGPEEFKDGLMPTLEAQLVDEADEIAYANHDLEDGLTSRLLDLEALRAVELWREHFDEAGERFPGVPRKIRIRAAIRGIINHLTTDLLGEVERRLHSERIESIDDVRHQSERLVQFTPPVATQKALLKQFLFANLYRHFRVVRMAEKAKRVVGDLFQAYAGNPRQLPPHVLARVDEEGLERVVCDYIAGMTDRFALDEHRKLFDPHDRV; encoded by the coding sequence ATGCCCGACCGCCGCGTCTTCGAGGAGCTCGAAGCCTCCCGGCTCGCTCCGTACGCGGCCTCGAGCGCGAGCTCGAAGGGACGGGAGCATCCCGAGCCCGAGCACGCCTTTCGCACGGCCTTTCAGCGCGACCGCGATCGCATCATTCACTGCACCGCCTTCAGGAGGCTCGAGTACAAGACCCAGGTCTTCGTGAATCACGAGGGCGATCACTACCGCACCCGGCTGACTCATTCGCTCGAGGCGGCGCAGATCGCCCGGACCATGGCGCGCTATCTGCGCCTGAACGAGGACCTCACCGAGAGCGTCACGCTCGCACACGACCTCGGCCACACACCTTTCGGCCACGCGGGCGAGGACGCGATGAACGCGCTCATGAAGGGGCACGGAGGGTTCGAGCACAACCTGCAGTCGCTTCGCATCGTCGACCGCCTCGAGAGGCGCTATCCCGGGTTCGACGGCTTGAACCTCTCCTTCGAGGTGCGCGAAGGCATCTTGAAGCACTCACCGCGCCATCTCGAGCGCGGGCCAGAGGAGTTCAAGGACGGGCTCATGCCGACTCTCGAGGCGCAGCTCGTCGACGAGGCCGATGAGATCGCCTACGCGAACCACGATCTCGAGGACGGCTTGACGTCCCGCCTCCTCGACCTCGAAGCTCTTCGGGCCGTCGAGCTATGGCGCGAGCACTTCGACGAGGCGGGGGAGCGGTTTCCCGGCGTGCCGCGCAAGATCCGGATCCGGGCCGCCATCCGGGGCATCATCAACCATCTCACCACCGATCTCCTGGGCGAGGTCGAACGGCGACTCCACTCGGAGCGGATCGAGAGTATCGACGACGTACGCCATCAATCCGAGCGCCTGGTGCAGTTCACGCCTCCGGTCGCGACCCAAAAGGCCCTGCTGAAGCAGTTCCTGTTCGCGAACCTCTACCGTCATTTCCGCGTGGTCCGCATGGCGGAAAAAGCCAAACGGGTGGTCGGCGATCTCTTCCAGGCCTACGCGGGCAATCCCCGGCAGCTTCCACCTCATGTCCTGGCCCGCGTCGACGAGGAAGGGCTCGAGCGCGTCGTCTGCGACTACATCGCCGGGATGACGGACCGTTTCGCTCTCGACGAGCACCGAAAGCTCTTCGATCCCCACGACCGCGTGTAG
- a CDS encoding PilZ domain-containing protein, with protein sequence MTRLALVDKRTFPRIAPTVLRVGVEQDGERREAYVLNISLGGAFLVLFDPPAPEENAALEIVLPWGLGECHIEATAVWNQKDENGRSIGAGLAFDTVAEEDKQKLQRYLDHFVALTEEITA encoded by the coding sequence ATGACGAGACTGGCTTTGGTAGATAAGCGCACGTTTCCCCGGATCGCGCCCACCGTGCTTCGCGTCGGCGTCGAGCAGGACGGGGAACGGCGGGAAGCCTACGTCCTGAACATCAGCCTCGGAGGCGCCTTCCTCGTTCTTTTCGATCCTCCGGCGCCCGAAGAGAACGCGGCGCTCGAAATCGTCCTCCCCTGGGGGCTGGGCGAATGCCACATCGAGGCGACCGCCGTCTGGAATCAGAAGGACGAAAACGGGAGATCCATCGGTGCGGGCCTCGCGTTCGATACGGTCGCTGAAGAAGACAAGCAGAAGCTGCAGCGCTACCTCGATCACTTCGTGGCCTTGACCGAAGAGATCACCGCGTAG